Proteins encoded in a region of the Nicotiana tomentosiformis chromosome 9, ASM39032v3, whole genome shotgun sequence genome:
- the LOC104098253 gene encoding probable LRR receptor-like serine/threonine-protein kinase At1g67720 — translation MSSFSSSFLFFFLSLFFFPCLSQSLRGVLIDCGASVDSVFNEQKWVSDTGFISAGTPKNLTVQVLDSTLSTVRTFPLQNNVFKKFCYQVPVYRGGKYLVRTTYFYGGVNGNLNPPVFDQIVDGTFWSPVNTTEDYWHGMSSYYEGFFMAVGKTMSVCLAANSLTDSDPFISALELVLVSDSLYNSTDFTTYALSLIARSSFGNNGSIIRYPDDEFDRYWEPYGQHSPAASVSRVSVSGIWNHPPAKVFQTRFTISQLEPMELLWPPAPLPNATYYIALYFAEDQDSFSGRAFNISINDILFYPNLSVAPAGMVVFANQWLLNGNTKITLTPLVGSSIGPLINAGEVFEVLPVGGKTHTRDVIALERLKESFKNPLPDWNGDPCLPPQYPWTGVTCAGGPRIRVITLNLTSMGLLGSISPSISRLTALSGLWLGNNSLTGSIPDLSSLSNLEILHLEDNQLSGEIPPSLGNVKSLNEIFLHNNNLTGNVPSSLLGNPKLNLRTTPGNPLLSQPPK, via the exons ATGTCCTCCTTCTCTTcctctttccttttcttctttctctcccttTTTTTCTTCCCTTGTCTTTCTCAATCCCTTAGAG GTGTTCTGATTGATTGTGGTGCTTCAGTTGATTCTGTATTTAATGAACAAAAATGGGTGTCAGATACTGGTTTCATATCAGCAGGAACACCAAAGAACCTTACAGTACAAGTTCTTGATTCCACACTGTCAACTGTCCGTACATTCCCTTTACAGAACAATGTTTTCAAGAAATTCTGCTACCAGGTTCCTGTTTATCGTGGAGGGAAATATTTGGTTAGGACAACTTATTTCTATGGTGGGGTTAATGGGAATTTGAATCCTCCTGTGTTTGATCAAATTGTGGATGGAACATTTTGGAGTCCAGTGAATACAACTGAGGATTATTGGCATGGAATGTCTTCTTATTATGAAGGGTTTTTTATGGCTGTAGGAAAGACTATGAGTGTGTGTCTGGCTGCTAATAGTTTGACCGATTCGGACCCCTTTATATCTGCTTTGGAGCTTGTTTTAGTGTCTGATTCTTTGTATAATTCTACTGATTTTACCACTTATGCTTTGAGTTTGATTGCAAGGAGCAGTTTTGGGAACAATGGATCAATTATCAG ATATCCTGATGATGAATTTGATCGTTACTGGGAGCCCTATGGACAACATTCTCCTGCAGCAAGTGTCAGTCGTGTTTCTGTTTCTGGTATCTGGAATCACCCCCCTGCAAAAGTATTTCAGACACGGTTCACAATCAGTCAGCTTGAACCTATGGAGTTATTATGGCCTCCAGCACCTCTCCCAAATGCAACATACTACATAGCTCTTTATTTCGCTGAAGATCAAGATTCATTCTCAGGAAGAGCATTCAACATAAGCATAAATGACATATTGTTTTACCCCAACCTTAGTGTTGCTCCAGCTGGTATGGTCGTGTTTGCAAATCAGTGGCTTCTGAATGGTAATACGAAGATAACTTTAACTCCTCTGGTTGGATCAAGTATTGGCCCGTTGATTAATGCAGGAGAGGTTTTTGAAGTGCTGCCCGTCGGTGGAAAAACTCATACTCGAGACG TGATAGCTCTGGAAAGATTGAAGGAGAGTTTCAAGAATCCTCTCCCTGATTGGAATGGTGATCCGTGTTTACCCCCTCAATACCCATGGACTGGAGTGACATGTGCTGGAGGACCACGAATTCGTGTAATTACTTT AAACCTTACGAGCATGGGTCTTTTGGGCTCAATTTCACCTAGCATTTCCAGATTGACAGCATTGAGTGGCTT ATGGCTTGGGAATAATAGTTTAACGGGATCTATCCCAGATCTGAGCTCATTGAGTAACCTTGAGATTTT GCATTTGGAAGACAATCAGCTTAGTGGGGAAATTCCGCCATCTCTTGGGAACGTTAAGAGCCTTAATGAAAT CTTCTTGCATAACAATAATTTAACTGGCAATGTGCCAAGCAGCCTTCTTGGAAATCCAAAGCTGAACCTCAG GACCACCCCTGGGAATCCATTGTTGTCACAACCCCCTAAATGA
- the LOC104098252 gene encoding uncharacterized protein has product MVSLEVASRADEPISSPRISFSSEFLDEKNFISITPNAQAERERKDQQERARSAADFEFLSSKLTSEKMITADELFFEGKLRPYWQMHYAEKLNKISLKTEHAEEEISKEAEVKSKEESRPINWFIDEDPSPRPPKCTVLWKELLRLKQKRASSLSPSSSTSSSSSSSSIADISVAEHEKSKGQGIKEKHVKRIKKGLERSRSATLRVRPVIHMPLCTQGKNTALPPLFSLKKGRALER; this is encoded by the coding sequence ATGGTTTCCTTAGAAGTTGCCTCTAGAGCCGATGAGCCAATTTCTAGTCCCCGAATTTCCTTCTCTTCAGAATTTCTTGATGAGAAAAACTTCATATCCATTACTCCAAATGCACAAGCAGAGAGAGAGCGAAAAGATCAGCAAGAGAGAGCGCGGAGTGCAGCAGATTTTGAGTTCCTTTCGAGCAAGTTAACCAGCGAAAAGATGATCACAGCGGACGAGCTGTTCTTCGAGGGTAAGTTACGTCCTTATTGGCAAATGCATTATGCTGAAAAGCTAAACAAGATTAGTTTAAAAACTGAACATGCTGAGGAAGAAATATCGAAAGAAGCTGAGGTGAAGAGTAAGGAAGAAAGTAGGCCAATAAATTGGTTCATTGATGAGGATCCATCACCTAGGCCACCAAAATGCACCGTTTTATGGAAAGAGTTATTGAGATTGAAGCAAAAGAGAGCTTCTTCATTATCACcttcttcttctacttcttcctcttcttcttcgagCTCTATTGCTGATATTTCTGTAGCAGAACATGAAAAAAGCAAAGGTCAAGGAATCAAAGAGAAGCATGTGAAGAGAATTAAGAAAGGATTGGAGAGAAGTAGATCAGCAACTTTAAGAGTTAGACCTGTGATTCATATGCCACTTTGCACTCAGGGGAAAAACACAGCACTGCCACCTCTGTTTTCCCTTAAGAAAGGAAGAGCACTAGAGAGGTGA
- the LOC138898652 gene encoding uncharacterized protein, whose translation MASNGLSLNNPQIFTGENYQIWSVNMKSYPEAYDLWEVVMEDKLIQPLPANPTLAQIKAHSDEKTKKYKAKTIIQNSVADSIFSKIIACETEKRLGKYSNRSIKEVNKADKIRF comes from the coding sequence ATGGCAAGCAACGGTCTCTCTTTGAATAATCCACAAATTTTTACTGGTGAAAACTATCAGATTTGGTCAGTGAACATGAAATCTTATCCTGAAGCTTATGATCTATGGGAAGTTGTAATGGAAGACAAACTTATACAACCACTTCCTGCAAATCCTACCCTTGCCCAAATCAAAGCTCATTCAGATGAGAAAACAAAAAAATACAAAGCCAAAACTATAATTCAAAATTCAGTTGCAGATTCAATCTTCTCTAAAATCATTGCATGTGAGACAGAAAAAAGGCTTGGAAAATACTCAAACAGGAGTATCAAGGAAGTGAACAAGGCAGACAAAattagattttaa